The Megalobrama amblycephala isolate DHTTF-2021 linkage group LG1, ASM1881202v1, whole genome shotgun sequence genome segment tattgttttgttgttttggtttGTGACTGACAATGTAGGCTATATCTCAAAACTGTGACCATCTTTATTATTACTTAGTTGATGTTGCATTTATCATTGTGTctataaaaacatttgaaagaaaattgcTGATTAATTAGTTTAGTTCTTATGTTTACTtgcataaatgtataaaaatatgcaTGAAATAAGACAATTGTTTATTCACTCAAGTCATtgtggatagatagatatagattttaacaatttaacacattgctagcttgaattagcatattgttaatattattttactcATTGTTACCattaattaacatgttgctatcaTGAATTAGCTCACTGCTACCATGAATTAGCAGATTGcttgcatgttttaacacattgttagcataaattagcatgttttaacacattgctagcttattttaaatagtacatagaatggcagTTTAATAGACCTTTATCACAGCAGAATTGATTAACGGAAGTGTTCGTCAAAGCAGTGCATCGATTCTTCTGGTTATGTATATGAGTCATTCTACGAATCGGGTGCCATTTCCACTTTGCACTTTTCAAAATTTTCATTAAGagcaaactttattttaaacaaacatacaactTGAAAGATATGTTAATCctccaaaaaacacattttcccacctcaggcacaaaatctttattaatattatcctTTTTATTTAGGCAAGACAGCCATTCTTGTACCACCCCGTCACGGACAATATGTATGCCATTGGAGTAGTAAAAGaagaaatagatttttaaaatctaatgttttcctaatagtaaaatgtcccttttttggaaaccatcaatagaaagtctgtaatttattattatttttttttattcttagatTTTTAATCTTGAAATATGAATTTGACCTTTCAATGGCCTCATTGTTTGTATTGAAATAATTAATTCActgaaaaaatacaaataaagttaaattTATCTGATTAGTCCACACAACAAGAACATAATTCAACATTAATTTATGTactatttcattttctttccataaacttttaacaaaatgaccctgtgacggggtggtaaatgtgacggggtggtaactgatgtgacggggtggtatggACAAAGTGTTTCTCTATATGATCTGctggttttaaactttaaaaactgggGGAGGGGAGACAttcaaattgagtaaaaagtgtgtgagtgatatagtgagtgagtgaatgagtgaattaaTGAACCAAACAGTGTTGCTAAGTCTACGTTTTTCCCGCAAAATTGGgctaggctacttttacactgttgccgcgggttatTTTTCATGTCCACGGGTTGAAGTGAGCCAAAAAACATGCTATTTAGCCCTTGGAATGCACATTTTACCATGGGAACCttgccaaaaagaaaaagttttacCCCCAAGAACGTGATTTTTATCGAGGGACATTTTGTGATGAaatttaccaccccgtcacaaaAACGTGAAGGGGTGgtatgtgacggggtggtaaattTCATCACAAAATGTCCGCAAATCTTCTACAAATTTCTTTGTATTaataatgtgaaaaaatgaataaaaaaatttcCCTATCTATTTTgcgtgacggggtggtaaggTTAAGCTTGACAGGCCCTGCCTAActtgaaaaagcaacaaataaacaatgtaaaaaaaatgtacatagttGCCTTCTTTTGTTCTTGGTGGCTATAAGGCTCAAATGATGTCACTTAGGCTTTGTGATATCATTTAAAGAATATATGGCTCGGATCTCGCGTTGCCGAGGCAGGGCGTGGATtgagttttcattaaagaatatatGTCTCGGATCTCGCGTTGCCGAGGCAGTGCGTAGATTAAGTCTGCAAGAATGAATATACTGCTCGGGTCTTGCGTTTGCCGAGGCTGCGCATATATTATGTGTCCGTAAttatgcatgtgtttgtgtatgtatatatatttatatattaagggATCTGAGTAGACGGGAgttccctttctctctttccctaaaATACCTTGCGAATTATTACAAGCTATAATTCTTTtttgtattctaaatatattcagtctgttcaaaatttatataagaactcgctgcatttaatttgaggattaaatgaaatattgaatacattcaattctgaggaatttaaaagaaaataaaggagaccgttctgccaaccctgccaccttgTGTGCCCTGCCACCCTGCCACCTCAAGGCGCAGTGGTTTCCAGTGTTCCTCCAAGAAAGAGGAGGATTGTAGAGCGGTCAGTTCAGATGTTCCCTGCCGGTTCGCCGTTTCAGGGCACTGGTCTGACCGTTCATCCAAAGAAAGTGTCGCGACCCTTGGTCCCCCGCAGAAAGCTTGGGGACAGGGACAAGTGACACAGCTGAAGTCTTTGTGGGGTAACACAGATCTGCGGACTGTAATTATCACCAAGAAGGCTTCAAAGAGGTCCTGATGCCAGTGACGCAGGACATtggagggcagccccctccagAGAGGGTTGGGTATTAAAATACTTGGTACCCATCCCTCTTTGGCaccctcagggggccgttctgctAACCCTGCCAACCAGTGTGCTCCGAGGAGGGCCGGTCATCACTTGATTCGGCTGTTCCTTGCCGGTTCGCCGCTTCAGGGCGCCgagtcaagtgctcaaaaaacaccagaggccagtctcgagagactggttcccttagtaaaTAAAGcagaatggaaacttctcccaaatatttcaaaatgggtgctgctcacaatagaaaagggttacaaattcgggtctcgcccgcccCAGTTTAATGGggtccttcccacagtggtggctcccgagcagtctctggtaatTGAACAGGAGGTTATGACgctcttgcaaaaaggagctacaGAAGGGGttctcctcccagcaagctgtcagggttttacaacctatacttcattgttccaaagaaggatggagggttatTCCACAGATCAGATCTGAGGACTGGTTTGTTGTGATAGACCTGTTGtggtatccatccatcctcaacacaggaagttccttaggtttgctttcggggcaAAGCTTACCTGTGCAGGGTTCTTCCCTTCGGCCTATCTCTATCACCCTGTATGTTCACGAAGTGcatggatgcagctctggctccgttgagactccagggcatctgCGTACTGAACTATATCAATGACTGGTTGatactagctcaaacagaacagttggcagttcaacattgagatgttgttctgtcgcacatgaagaagcttgggctgaggctcaatgccaagaaAAGTGTGCTGGTTCCGAGTCAAATTACCAACTACTTAGGGGTAGTTTGGGACACCACGATACAGGCACATTTATCCCCTGCTCATGTGAGTtccattctcggggccgtgaaaggggtgaagttaggccagtcactcactgtaaaacagtttcagagactgttgggtcttatggcagctgcgtccaacgtgataacttttggccttctgcacatgagacccttacagtgttGGCTCAGGACAaaggggttttctccgaggggaaatcTTTTTCGCATGATtaaagtcacgcggcgatgccttcgtgctctggtcatgtggaaaaagccttggttcctgtcccaggacCCGTGTTGGGGACTTCTCGTCATCGCATAATGCTTACGACgtatgcttccctcacgggctggggggcgatcatgagtggtcgctcagctcagggtctctgggaggaccatcagagttcctggcacataaatgggctggagatgatggtggtatttcttgcagtaaaatacttcctcccagacctgagggcattaaatgtgggagcagacgccctgtcgaggcaggggccgaggcccggggaatggaggtTCCACACCGAGGTGTGGAGCTCACTTTGGAAAACTTCGGTCGAGCTGAAATCGACCTATTTGCTTCAGGGGAATCAACCCAgtgtccactgtggttctccctatctcattcagcaccattgggtctggatgccatggtacagacgtggctgaggctgcgtctgtatgcatttccccgttcgctctgctcccgggagttctggagaaagtaCGCCAGGAAGGGGTCAGTCTAATATTGATAGCCCTGTACTGGCCAACCAGTATATGGTTCTCAGACCTAGTGTGACTTCTAGATGGCTCCCTGATAgagcttcctctcaggcaggacttcctgtctcaagcgggtggcatgataattcatactccactccagagctccctccacgtgGAAGTTGTATGCGGCCATTTCGGCCATGCTCTTCTGGGGAATTCCTCGGTAGGTCGAAACCCCCTTTTtatacgcttcctccgtggtacTCTGAGGCTGAGGCCTTCAGTACGTACAAGGACTCTGGCCTGGGACTTGGACGTGGTATTAGAAGGGTTAGCTtaggctccctttgaaccactAGAGGAAGTTTCAGAGAAATTCCTCACCCTTAAAGACCATATTTCTACTGGCTATTTCATCTCTTAAAAGAATAGGAGATCTTCAAGCACTTTCAGTTGCTTCTTTATGTTTGGAATTCGCACCTGGAATGGTTAAAGCGTTCCTGCACACTAGACCAAGCTATATGCCTAAGGTCCCCACCAACATCCCAGGTCCCATCGTACTTCAGGCCTTCTCTCTTCCTCCATTTACAACTTTGGATCAGGAGAAACTcaatctgctctgcccagtgagggctttagatgcatatgtccacagagcttCCCTGTGAGGCAAAACAGATCAATTGTTTGTTACGGGTCTCATAAGAAAGGAggcccagcatctaagcagagaatgagcaagtgggtggtcgaggctatctcacttgcttatgaggCGGCCGAACAGCCATCTCCATTAGCTGTCCGTGTCCACTCTACTAGGGGTATGGCGGCCTCAAAGGCCTTAATGTCAGGAGTATCCATTAATGACATATGTGGTTctgctggatggtcatcccagcataCATTTATTAGGTTTTACAACCTGGACGTAGGCTCCTCTCCGGGGTCCTCAGTTCTGTCTACAAGATAACAGACAGGTACTTGGTGATACGGCGTAGATGGGatagcgttcccatcacgtcattgacgtagcgtcgatagttcccacgaaagggaacgtctcgggttactgatgtaacccttgttccctgagtaagggaacaaGATGCTACGTCACGTTGCCGTACCCCCGTACGTTGCGtccagtacttgctctgcagtaaatcgctgagccatttcatgtttctcttattatttcattttctctctaaatgagtcgtcacttcagcattgtgtatcagacattgccaccttgtggaataaaggtgaattgcccttattctgtcatctaagattcaattattgttgtacagagaaaatatatgtacactcatacacacctcgggtcgtttgcgaccctatacaatttttacaaaaaatgaatacaaaaataggcattcttttataatttttgataaatgatttttttcttgttatattctttataatgaattgattgaggaataccaagaaggttgatgtctaactttaaaaaatgaacgaggaggagggtagtgaatgacgtcccgggtcactaaagacccgaggtatgcatttaagggttaaatactTCCACACATGCTAGCATGAAGAAACTTAGCATATTTACTAGTTGCTATATCTACAATAGAGaaaaaactgtcaaaattcaGAAATATTTAGAAGATATCACTGAACgtttatttaacaatagcaaAAGTTAATGTcttaaacacaaaaaatatagatgaaaaattagcttatttaaaatgagacaaatctgatattattttaatctccAATCTGTTGTTTAGCAGTTTGGGTAGTTCTTTAATGCTTCACTAACTATCAGAAGACATTAATCAGGTTTAAAGTCCAGTTGCGCAGATAAGGTTAGTTGTAACATTGCATTACAATGTGCCCTGCTATTCTATACAGTTACGATACAACTGGcataattaacttttattaacTTCTGTTGAGAAACTACGGGGAAAAAAGGTGAATAAAGACTGAGAGGAAGAACCTGAACATCCAGAATATATTATTTCAAGAAATGTTTAGCatttgtatacatatatatttttttgtgtaccaaaaaaacccaaaataaaataacgacttatataatGATGGCCGACACTCTGCTTctggaagcttcggagcataatgaatcagtgtgtcgaatcagtggtttggagcgccaaagtcacgtgattacagcagtttggcggtttgacatgcgatccgaatcatgatttgacaccaaagattcataacgctctgaagcgtgctgaagcagtgttttgaaatcggccatcactatatgtctttttttttttttttttttttttttttggtgcacaaaaaatattcttgtcactttataatattaatattgaaccactgtactcacatgaagtgatttaaatatgtttttagtacattaatggatcttgagagaggaaatgtcattgctgtctatggaggcctcactgagccatcagatttcaacaaaattatcttaatttgtgttcctaagatgaactaaggtcttacggatgttgAACTACATGAGAGTGAtaaaagataaagataaatCAAAAAATATGCAGGTATGGCACTTACCTAAAGTTGTTATGGGTCCGATAGTGTCACTggcttcacttcacttcacttttaCCCACAATCCTGTAGCGGATCAAGTACTGCGTTCCAAACTCCAACTTAGTCAGATTAAAGTCTTTATCAGGTGTGTTTATGACAAGCCACTGTTCCTCAGCTGCTTTCACCTGCTGGTACTCCACTCTGTACTGCACAGTTTCTCCAGTCGGGGACTTTTGCAGTTTCAGGTACACACTGTGCTCCAGGACCTCCTTCACTTCTGGTGGGGGAGGCTTCGACACGGGCTGGAACTGTCTGTTTGTCAACTGCCCTTTTTCATACAGATAGATGGAGGAGCCTGGACTGGATGGATCGGAGATGGCAGAAATAATGAATCGGTATCTCTTTTCATCTTTATAAGCCTCtgaaaaacttttgaaaatagATAAATTCTCTATCATCTTTGAGATGACATCAGGATTGTTGAACCACTCTTCTGATGCTAACGTGTTAGAATACTGTTTCGTTCCCACATCTAGCTGTTTAAACTTGTCAGATTTCAGAAACTCCTTCAGGGTTGAAAGATACGGGTCTTCATACTCCAGAGATGTGAAGGTGAAGCACACCACAACATCAATATCAGGATTATGGAGGATGATGTTGAGATGTTTTGAGTCTTCAGTTTTGATTCCCTCCAGCAGCTTGGTGTGAGAACTCAAGAGGTTGAGTTCAGACTTTGCACGATCTAACCACTGGTTAAGCTTGTCAGCATTGAAAGGGGAACTGTAGTGGATCTTCAGGATGTCTTCCAATGAATTTTGCTCCATCTCTCCTCCTCGTATAGCAGGCAAGACCCTGCTGACAGCTTTCAGGAGCATTGTCTTGTAAATGCTGAATGAACTCTGAAATGATTGCAGCCTGTCTTTGATGTCTCTGAAaacatttaccagtggttttctTGAGAGGTCATTACATGTCCTCTCTGCCTGTCCCAGCCCCTCTATTATATCTTGAGCGTTGGAAACCAGACTTGTGCTAATTTCTCTCTCCAACTGTGCTGCTTTTGTATCCAGTAGAGAAAGAGGATAGAGCCATACTTTTATTGGAACTGCATTCTGTGGATTCTCCTTCAGTATAGTGGGGATCTTCTTGTACACCTCTAGGGCCTTCATGTAAGTGGTGGGGTTATGATCAAGGCGGAAGTCACCATAAAATGTGCAGGCAATGCTCTCAGCCACTTTCTTATCACCATCTGTCATCTTTATAGCTCCTTTTCTCTCAATAGAATATTTAGGAATCTTCTTGACCATGATATTCAGTCCTTCCTCAATCTCCTGCTTGTTTTCCTCTTCTGAAAATGTCCGATCAAACACCATGAAGGCCTGAGCTCCATACAGTACAGCCGTAACCACATGAGTTGCAGTTTTCTGGTCAAACACCTGAGGGTAGGTGATCTGGCCCAGCTGAGTCATAGTAAGCTGTTCGAATCTGGTGCTTTCTTTGTAATACATTGTAACTCTGGACTGTTGGTTTGAGGATTTGGTGTCACGCAGGAACTTGGCAGATCCTCCCACCTCCACCAGCCCTCCCAATAAGCTGGCCTTCAGCGAAGCACTTACATTCAGGAGACTGGACTTACTAGAGAGAGAGTCGGAGTTACTGAATTTCAAATCTGTCATG includes the following:
- the LOC125242956 gene encoding verrucotoxin subunit beta-like, coding for MVTGFDRRLLHIDIQTGLLVDDSKMSALLMYLKQPSCIYCAYLWLATLAVVNAQEVLQPKPDEVQILNEDSGGLYFLADQGNTKYPALASQPIEVAALGRPLFPGMLYDCRKDTFIPGVTLWNKKSLSEDLDSRSKLMTDLKFSNSDSLSSKSSLLNVSASLKASLLGGLVEVGGSAKFLRDTKSSNQQSRVTMYYKESTRFEQLTMTQLGQITYPQVFDQKTATHVVTAVLYGAQAFMVFDRTFSEEENKQEIEEGLNIMVKKIPKYSIERKGAIKMTDGDKKVAESIACTFYGDFRLDHNPTTYMKALEVYKKIPTILKENPQNAVPIKVWLYPLSLLDTKAAQLEREISTSLVSNAQDIIEGLGQAERTCNDLSRKPLVNVFRDIKDRLQSFQSSFSIYKTMLLKAVSRVLPAIRGGEMEQNSLEDILKIHYSSPFNADKLNQWLDRAKSELNLLSSHTKLLEGIKTEDSKHLNIILHNPDIDVVVCFTFTSLEYEDPYLSTLKEFLKSDKFKQLDVGTKQYSNTLASEEWFNNPDVISKMIENLSIFKSFSEAYKDEKRYRFIISAISDPSSPGSSIYLYEKGQLTNRQFQPVSKPPPPEVKEVLEHSVYLKLQKSPTGETVQYRVEYQQVKAAEEQWLVINTPDKDFNLTKLEFGTQYLIRYRIVGKSEVK